Proteins encoded together in one Hylaeus volcanicus isolate JK05 chromosome 3, UHH_iyHylVolc1.0_haploid, whole genome shotgun sequence window:
- the LOC128873247 gene encoding probable phospholipid-transporting ATPase IA isoform X3, whose translation MDGTPPQDNGVRSSFSSTSGRASDGKQEQSGPYIIGSPIDLGNIDNVDNIGLRINPISNARRRTREHIELQDSGPVESSSEVGPIRAENGGSQGDDQRFSRQSDNNEERVVFINAPHQPAKYKNNRISTAKYSFLSFIPMFLFEQFRRYSNCFFLFIALMQQIPDVSPTGRYTTLVPLIFILSVSALKEIVEDIKRHRADDEINMREVEVLRNSQWQWIQWRNVAVGDVVKVHNNNFFPADLILLSSSEPQGMSFIETANLDGETNLKIRQAHPDTASLLDTAELMNFHANIQCESPNRHLYEFHGVLRETNKQSVALGPDQVLLRGAMLRNTRWVFGVVIYTGHDTKLMQNNTTTAPLKRSTLDRLTNTQILMLFFILLLLCLLSAVCNVLWTKAKIDGLWYLGLQEETTKNFAFNLLTFIILFNNLIPISLQVTLEVVRFVQATFINMDIEMYHAETDTPAMARTSNLNEELGMVNYVFTDKTGTLTKNVMEFKRCSIGGKVYDLPNPSYDNGDGSNINSELVKDIVEGRLVQDSPRPGDKKIANHAMVLHEFMIMLSVCHTVIPEKIDDTIIYHAASPDERALVDGARKFNYVFDTRTPSYVEVIALGERLRFEVLNVIEFTSARKRMSLIIKTPEGKIKLLCKGADSIIYERLCPAPVENSDPDQISLDDFRDATLEHLEMFATEGLRTLCFAIADIPDNFYQWWRETYHNATISMGNREKMIENAANLIETKLRLLGATAIEDQLQDQVPETIQSLLQADINVWVLTGDKQETAINIGYSCRLITHGMPLYIINESSLDKTREVIIQRCLDFGIDLKCQNEVALIIDGNTLEYALSCDIRMDFLDLCSSCKVVICCRVSPMQKAEVVDLITSNKKAVTLAIGDGANDVAMIQKAHIGVGISGVEGLQAACASDYSIAQFRFLKRLLFVHGSWNYSRMCKLILYSFYKNICLYVIELWFAIYSGWSGQILFERWSIGLYNVVFTAAPPLAMGLFDKVCSAETHLAHPGLYATKNTGESSFNIKVFWVWIINALLHSSLLYWLSLMALKEDVIWGNGRDGGYIVLGNFVYTYVVVTVCGKAGLIINSWTWVTHLATWGSILLWFLFIFIYSNFWPALNVGAVMVGNDRMLFSSPVFWLGLVLIPLAVLLLDVTVKAVKNTVWKSVTAAARENEIRKSDPGDIFNSHDYRSSWICILSRGRRLGDPDGRDQSLRHKSSETWRHVILIIAKELQRCYIINKVPLLKPIKKPKNRCVSGTSVLRQALRNACLRFTTESMF comes from the exons ATGGACGGTACGCCTCCGCAAGACAACGGTGTTCGTAGCAGTTTCTCATCCACTAGCGGCCGTGCCAGCGACGGGAAGCAAGAACAATCCGGGCCCTACATAATCGGTAGTCCCATCGACCTGGGAAACATCGATAACGTCGATAACATCGGCCTACGCATAAACCCGATATCGAACGCACGACGAAGGACACGCGAGCACATCGAGCTACAGGACTCTGGACCGGTCGAATCGAGTTCCGAAG TTGGTCCAATAAGAGCGGAAAATGGAGGATCTCAAGGTGACGATCAGCGCTTCTCGCGACAGAGCGACAACAATGAAGAGAGGGTGGTTTTTATTAATGCCCCGCATCAACCCgcgaaatacaaaaataatcgcATTTCCACCgcgaaatattcatttctttcgtttataCCTATGTTCctttttgaacaatttcgCCGGTACAGTAATTGTTTCTTCCTGTTCATTGCCCTTATGCAG caAATACCAGATGTGTCACCAACAGGACGATACACAACTTTGgttccattaatttttattcttagtGTATCTGCATTGAAAGAGATAGTGGAAGACATT AAAAGGCATAGAGCAGATGATGAAATAAACATGAGAGAAGTGGAAGTTTTGAGAAATAGTCAATGGCAGTGGATCCAATGGCGAAATGTTGCAGTAGGTGATGTTGTTAAG GTCCACAACAACAATTTCTTCCCTGCCGATTTAATCTTGTTGTCATCATCGGAGCCACAAGGTATGTCTTTCATAGAGACTGCCAATTTGGATGGAGAAACAAACTTGAAGATTCGGCAAGCCCATCCTGACACTGCCAGTCTCTTGGATACCGCggaattaatgaattttcatgCGAATATCCAATGTGAATCACCGAATAGACATCTGTATGAATTTCATGGAGTGTTACGAGAAACTAATAAACA GAGCGTAGCTCTGGGACCCGATCAGGTATTGCTTCGTGGTGCAATGCTAAGGAATACGCGTTGGGTGTTTGGTGTTGTAATCTATACAGGACATGATACTAAACTTATGCAAAACAATACCACAACCGCTCCTTTAAAAAGATCCACATTAGACAGACTGACCAATACCCAAATACTCATGTTATTCTTTATACTTCTTTTACTGTGCCTTCTATCCGCAGTGTGTAACGTTTTGTGGACAAAAGCTAAGATCGACGGATTGTGGTATTTAGGTTTACAAG aggaaACAACTAAAAACTTTGCTTTTAATCTtctaacatttattattttatttaacaatttaataccAATTTCGCTGCAAGTTACATTAGAAGTTGTAAGATTTGTTCAAGCCACGTTTATTAATATGGACATTGAAATGTATCATGCGGAAACGGATACTCCCGCAATGGCTCGTACAAGTAATCTTAACGAAGAACTTGGTATGGTTAACTATGTCTTTACTGATAAAACTGGAACActtacaaaaaatgtaatggAATTTAAACGATGTTCGATTGGCGGCAAGGTGTACGA TTTGCCAAATCCTTCATATGATAATGGAGATGGTAGTAATATTAACAGTGAACTAGTTAAAGATATTGTTGAAGGACGATTAGTGCAAGATTCTCCTCGTCCTGGTGATAAGAAAATTGCAAACCATGCAATGGTACTGCATGAGTTTATGATTATGCTTTCAGTGTGTCATACTGTTATTCCtgaaaaaattgatgataCTATAATTTATCATGCTGCGTCTCcag ATGAAAGGGCACTAGTAGATGGAGcacgtaaatttaattacgtgtTCGATACTAGAACGCCGAGTTATGTGGAAGTAATAGCACTGGGTGAAAGACTTCGATTCGAAGTATTAAACGTGATAGAATTCACGTCGGCTAGAAAAAGAATGTCGCTGATTATAAAAACGCcagaaggaaaaattaaactcCTTTGCAAAGGAGCAGATTCCATTATTTACGAAAGACTATGCCCAGCTCCCGTAGAAAATAGTGATCCGGATCAGATTAGTTTAGACGACTTCCGAGATGCGACTTTGGAACATTTAGAAATGTTCGCAACTGAAGGTTTAAGGACGCTTTGTTTTGCTATTGCTGACATACctgacaatttttatcaa TGGTGGCGTGAAACTTATCATAATGCAACAATCAGTATGGGAAATcgtgaaaaaatgattgagaATGCTGCAAATcttattgaaacaaaattaagatTATTAGGAGCCACTGCTATTGAAGATCAATTACAGGATCAG GTACCGGAGACAATACAATCTCTTTTACAAGCTGATATTAATGTGTGGGTACTGACTGGAGATAAACAGGAAACTGCCATTAATATTGGCTACTCTTGTAGATTGATTACTCATGGAATGCCATTGTACATCATTAATGAGTCGTCGTTAGAT AAAACAAGAGAGGTTATAATACAACGCTGTCTCGATTTTGGGATTGATTTAAAATGTCAAAATGAAGTAGCACTTATTATAGATGGAAATACACTAGAATATGCATTATCCTGTGATATTAGAATGGACTTTCTGGATTTATGTTCGTCTTGTAAAGTCGTTATTTGTTGTAGAGTTTCGCCGATGCAGAAAGCTGAG GTAGTTGATTTGATTACAAGTAATAAGAAAGCCGTAACGCTTGCAATTGGAGATGGCGCAAATGATGTAGCCATGATTCAGAAAGCCCATATTGGTGTGG GAATTTCTGGCGTTGAAGGTCTTCAAGCAGCATGTGCTTCTGACTATTCTATCGCACAGTTTCGTTTTCTGAAACGCCTATTGTTTGTACATGGTTCTTGGAACTATAGTAGGATGTGTAAACTGATATTATACtcgttttacaaaaatatctgtCTGTATGTTATTGAATTGTGGTTCGCTATTTATTCCGGCTGGTCCGGACAGATTCTTTTTGAAAGATGGTCTATAGGACTTTACAATGTT GTCTTTACAGCAGCACCTCCATTAGCTATGGGACTTTTTGATAAAGTATGTTCCGCGGAAACGCATTTAGCTCACCCGGGACTGTATGCTACTAAGAATACTGGAGAATCGTCATTTAATATTAag GTGTTTTGGGTATGGATCATTAATGCTTTACTACATTCATCTCTCCTCTACTGGTTATCGTTAATGGCTCTAAAGGAAGATGTAATATGGGGAAACGGTAGAGACGGTGGATACATCGTCTTGGGAAATTTTGTGTATACT TATGTTGTAGTGACGGTATGCGGAAAGGCgggattaataataaattcttggACGTGGGTCACTCATTTAGCAACGTGGGGATCTATTTTGCTTTggttcttatttatttttatatatag TAATTTCTGGCCTGCATTAAATGTGGGTGCCGTAATGGTAGGCAATGATAGAATGCTGTTTTCTTCGCCTGTCTTTTGGTTGGGTTTGGTACTTATACCGTTAGCAGTATTGCTTCTGGATGTTACCGTTAAAGC AGTGAAAAATACGGTGTGGAAGTCCGTCACCGCGGCAGCCAGAGAAAACGAGATCAGAAAGTCGGACCCTGGAGACATATTCAACAGTCACGACTACAGAAGCTC ATGGATTTGCATTCTCTCAAGAGGAAGGAGGCTCGGTGACCCAGACGGACGTGATCAGAGCTTACGACACAAATCTTCCGAAACCTGGCGGCATGTGATCTTAATAATAGCGAAAGAACTTCAAAGatgttatattataaacaagGTACCTCTTCTCAAGCCGATCAAGAAACCGAAAAATAGATGCGTTTCGGGAACCTCGGTACTCCGCCAAGCCCTACGTAACGCCTGTCTACGTTTCACGACTGAATCGATGTTTTAG
- the LOC128873247 gene encoding probable phospholipid-transporting ATPase IA isoform X8, which translates to MEIASSKVIQWYNELRSQLHLYLHAQNLGPIRAENGGSQGDDQRFSRQSDNNEERVVFINAPHQPAKYKNNRISTAKYSFLSFIPMFLFEQFRRYSNCFFLFIALMQQIPDVSPTGRYTTLVPLIFILSVSALKEIVEDIKRHRADDEINMREVEVLRNSQWQWIQWRNVAVGDVVKVHNNNFFPADLILLSSSEPQGMSFIETANLDGETNLKIRQAHPDTASLLDTAELMNFHANIQCESPNRHLYEFHGVLRETNKQSVALGPDQVLLRGAMLRNTRWVFGVVIYTGHDTKLMQNNTTTAPLKRSTLDRLTNTQILMLFFILLLLCLLSAVCNVLWTKAKIDGLWYLGLQEETTKNFAFNLLTFIILFNNLIPISLQVTLEVVRFVQATFINMDIEMYHAETDTPAMARTSNLNEELGMVNYVFTDKTGTLTKNVMEFKRCSIGGKVYDLPNPSYDNGDGSNINSELVKDIVEGRLVQDSPRPGDKKIANHAMVLHEFMIMLSVCHTVIPEKIDDTIIYHAASPDERALVDGARKFNYVFDTRTPSYVEVIALGERLRFEVLNVIEFTSARKRMSLIIKTPEGKIKLLCKGADSIIYERLCPAPVENSDPDQISLDDFRDATLEHLEMFATEGLRTLCFAIADIPDNFYQWWRETYHNATISMGNREKMIENAANLIETKLRLLGATAIEDQLQDQVPETIQSLLQADINVWVLTGDKQETAINIGYSCRLITHGMPLYIINESSLDKTREVIIQRCLDFGIDLKCQNEVALIIDGNTLEYALSCDIRMDFLDLCSSCKVVICCRVSPMQKAEVVDLITSNKKAVTLAIGDGANDVAMIQKAHIGVGISGVEGLQAACASDYSIAQFRFLKRLLFVHGSWNYSRMCKLILYSFYKNICLYVIELWFAIYSGWSGQILFERWSIGLYNVVFTAAPPLAMGLFDKVCSAETHLAHPGLYATKNTGESSFNIKVFWVWIINALLHSSLLYWLSLMALKEDVIWGNGRDGGYIVLGNFVYTYVVVTVCGKAGLIINSWTWVTHLATWGSILLWFLFIFIYSNFWPALNVGAVMVGNDRMLFSSPVFWLGLVLIPLAVLLLDVTVKAVKNTVWKSVTAAARENEIRKSDPGDIFNSHDYRSSWICILSRGRRLGDPDGRDQSLRHKSSETWRHVILIIAKELQRCYIINKVPLLKPIKKPKNRCVSGTSVLRQALRNACLRFTTESMF; encoded by the exons ATGGAAATAGCGAGTTCTAAGGTGATACAATGGTACAACGAACTCAGATCTCAACTTCATCTTTATTTGCACGCTCAAAATC TTGGTCCAATAAGAGCGGAAAATGGAGGATCTCAAGGTGACGATCAGCGCTTCTCGCGACAGAGCGACAACAATGAAGAGAGGGTGGTTTTTATTAATGCCCCGCATCAACCCgcgaaatacaaaaataatcgcATTTCCACCgcgaaatattcatttctttcgtttataCCTATGTTCctttttgaacaatttcgCCGGTACAGTAATTGTTTCTTCCTGTTCATTGCCCTTATGCAG caAATACCAGATGTGTCACCAACAGGACGATACACAACTTTGgttccattaatttttattcttagtGTATCTGCATTGAAAGAGATAGTGGAAGACATT AAAAGGCATAGAGCAGATGATGAAATAAACATGAGAGAAGTGGAAGTTTTGAGAAATAGTCAATGGCAGTGGATCCAATGGCGAAATGTTGCAGTAGGTGATGTTGTTAAG GTCCACAACAACAATTTCTTCCCTGCCGATTTAATCTTGTTGTCATCATCGGAGCCACAAGGTATGTCTTTCATAGAGACTGCCAATTTGGATGGAGAAACAAACTTGAAGATTCGGCAAGCCCATCCTGACACTGCCAGTCTCTTGGATACCGCggaattaatgaattttcatgCGAATATCCAATGTGAATCACCGAATAGACATCTGTATGAATTTCATGGAGTGTTACGAGAAACTAATAAACA GAGCGTAGCTCTGGGACCCGATCAGGTATTGCTTCGTGGTGCAATGCTAAGGAATACGCGTTGGGTGTTTGGTGTTGTAATCTATACAGGACATGATACTAAACTTATGCAAAACAATACCACAACCGCTCCTTTAAAAAGATCCACATTAGACAGACTGACCAATACCCAAATACTCATGTTATTCTTTATACTTCTTTTACTGTGCCTTCTATCCGCAGTGTGTAACGTTTTGTGGACAAAAGCTAAGATCGACGGATTGTGGTATTTAGGTTTACAAG aggaaACAACTAAAAACTTTGCTTTTAATCTtctaacatttattattttatttaacaatttaataccAATTTCGCTGCAAGTTACATTAGAAGTTGTAAGATTTGTTCAAGCCACGTTTATTAATATGGACATTGAAATGTATCATGCGGAAACGGATACTCCCGCAATGGCTCGTACAAGTAATCTTAACGAAGAACTTGGTATGGTTAACTATGTCTTTACTGATAAAACTGGAACActtacaaaaaatgtaatggAATTTAAACGATGTTCGATTGGCGGCAAGGTGTACGA TTTGCCAAATCCTTCATATGATAATGGAGATGGTAGTAATATTAACAGTGAACTAGTTAAAGATATTGTTGAAGGACGATTAGTGCAAGATTCTCCTCGTCCTGGTGATAAGAAAATTGCAAACCATGCAATGGTACTGCATGAGTTTATGATTATGCTTTCAGTGTGTCATACTGTTATTCCtgaaaaaattgatgataCTATAATTTATCATGCTGCGTCTCcag ATGAAAGGGCACTAGTAGATGGAGcacgtaaatttaattacgtgtTCGATACTAGAACGCCGAGTTATGTGGAAGTAATAGCACTGGGTGAAAGACTTCGATTCGAAGTATTAAACGTGATAGAATTCACGTCGGCTAGAAAAAGAATGTCGCTGATTATAAAAACGCcagaaggaaaaattaaactcCTTTGCAAAGGAGCAGATTCCATTATTTACGAAAGACTATGCCCAGCTCCCGTAGAAAATAGTGATCCGGATCAGATTAGTTTAGACGACTTCCGAGATGCGACTTTGGAACATTTAGAAATGTTCGCAACTGAAGGTTTAAGGACGCTTTGTTTTGCTATTGCTGACATACctgacaatttttatcaa TGGTGGCGTGAAACTTATCATAATGCAACAATCAGTATGGGAAATcgtgaaaaaatgattgagaATGCTGCAAATcttattgaaacaaaattaagatTATTAGGAGCCACTGCTATTGAAGATCAATTACAGGATCAG GTACCGGAGACAATACAATCTCTTTTACAAGCTGATATTAATGTGTGGGTACTGACTGGAGATAAACAGGAAACTGCCATTAATATTGGCTACTCTTGTAGATTGATTACTCATGGAATGCCATTGTACATCATTAATGAGTCGTCGTTAGAT AAAACAAGAGAGGTTATAATACAACGCTGTCTCGATTTTGGGATTGATTTAAAATGTCAAAATGAAGTAGCACTTATTATAGATGGAAATACACTAGAATATGCATTATCCTGTGATATTAGAATGGACTTTCTGGATTTATGTTCGTCTTGTAAAGTCGTTATTTGTTGTAGAGTTTCGCCGATGCAGAAAGCTGAG GTAGTTGATTTGATTACAAGTAATAAGAAAGCCGTAACGCTTGCAATTGGAGATGGCGCAAATGATGTAGCCATGATTCAGAAAGCCCATATTGGTGTGG GAATTTCTGGCGTTGAAGGTCTTCAAGCAGCATGTGCTTCTGACTATTCTATCGCACAGTTTCGTTTTCTGAAACGCCTATTGTTTGTACATGGTTCTTGGAACTATAGTAGGATGTGTAAACTGATATTATACtcgttttacaaaaatatctgtCTGTATGTTATTGAATTGTGGTTCGCTATTTATTCCGGCTGGTCCGGACAGATTCTTTTTGAAAGATGGTCTATAGGACTTTACAATGTT GTCTTTACAGCAGCACCTCCATTAGCTATGGGACTTTTTGATAAAGTATGTTCCGCGGAAACGCATTTAGCTCACCCGGGACTGTATGCTACTAAGAATACTGGAGAATCGTCATTTAATATTAag GTGTTTTGGGTATGGATCATTAATGCTTTACTACATTCATCTCTCCTCTACTGGTTATCGTTAATGGCTCTAAAGGAAGATGTAATATGGGGAAACGGTAGAGACGGTGGATACATCGTCTTGGGAAATTTTGTGTATACT TATGTTGTAGTGACGGTATGCGGAAAGGCgggattaataataaattcttggACGTGGGTCACTCATTTAGCAACGTGGGGATCTATTTTGCTTTggttcttatttatttttatatatag TAATTTCTGGCCTGCATTAAATGTGGGTGCCGTAATGGTAGGCAATGATAGAATGCTGTTTTCTTCGCCTGTCTTTTGGTTGGGTTTGGTACTTATACCGTTAGCAGTATTGCTTCTGGATGTTACCGTTAAAGC AGTGAAAAATACGGTGTGGAAGTCCGTCACCGCGGCAGCCAGAGAAAACGAGATCAGAAAGTCGGACCCTGGAGACATATTCAACAGTCACGACTACAGAAGCTC ATGGATTTGCATTCTCTCAAGAGGAAGGAGGCTCGGTGACCCAGACGGACGTGATCAGAGCTTACGACACAAATCTTCCGAAACCTGGCGGCATGTGATCTTAATAATAGCGAAAGAACTTCAAAGatgttatattataaacaagGTACCTCTTCTCAAGCCGATCAAGAAACCGAAAAATAGATGCGTTTCGGGAACCTCGGTACTCCGCCAAGCCCTACGTAACGCCTGTCTACGTTTCACGACTGAATCGATGTTTTAG